Proteins from one Oscillatoria nigro-viridis PCC 7112 genomic window:
- a CDS encoding PatA/PatG family cyanobactin maturation protease, which yields MSYHPFAVSLNPFVQVTSTEDHYTLRSAESDPTALLTMATTPGIGMALDRLKAGNTTPDSLVQGLAELDGRAAGEQFGRMLQQLDERGWLSYAVLPLAVAIPMVDSAELNLTEPYWTQTHLTLSRFAYQHSHEGAMVLESPLSKFRIKLLDWRASAILAQLAQPQSLATLTPPPYLGPETAYQFLNLLWAAGFLTADPEPPSLQLWEFHNLLFHSRSRLGRHDYPPQDINIKQWSDFPVVKSPMSHQIVPLPRPNLGALKCNDATLTQAIETRKSIREYDETNPITIEQLSELLYRTARVKEILQTEEWFGENWRQILGFDAAIEYGELGSRPYPGGGAMYELEIYPVVRRCRVLDAGLYHYDSLNHQLERIAESEDVFALQPYIYYKPQPQVLLVITARFGRLFRKYRSVAYSLVLKHVGALQQNLYLVATNMGLAPCALGSGDSDGFGQAAGLDYVEESAVGEFMLGSLPKRDVQASGVESVQEINLSDEPAELAASESTVESDRGEAEPEPAEVGFRSSTQPTSELDVGFRSSTQATESVETTEVAVSVSEAESVSQTTTQVMDSEASESEVESDVVVNETESAAISASGVESSATPLSAALHPHDLDDRIPGLAHLRNQTLGDPRITIVVIEGNPDHSLSCFQSAEISKVFPYWEDTPEPISSEEYATFRAIEDSDRTKKEKEESLKAAFPETLIQRLKVDDHTCHVTSIIVGQENTPSAGIAPHCRLINLSLTSGIAEEYISPLNLARAFEQALDLGANIIHCGICHPTKTGEGEELFAKAVQKCLDNNILIVGPAGNGLGEYWCLPGVLPGTLPVGAMDLGSPPAHYSNWGGNYTEEGIMAPGDDIWGAQLATEKPRLRTGTSGAAPIVTGIAALLMSLQLQEGKPVDAEAVRTALLKTAIPCDPKVVEEPERCLRGFVNIGGAMKLLFGRPSFTISFAGDRVTRTERGGYAMATATAAPASIAAAMTDTAVSPALQPATPATLTEEPVTAAATPADTGTVEASTAFSGNVYALGTIGYDFGDETRRDTFQQQMAPAEVNGIMVPPDPHDPRQMVEHLDRHPDESRSLIWTLSLDGDTIYALESKDGDVYEMFVLMLAGQLEPEASDEFVERISIPARRTKRTVELFSGEVVPVVTVPNVRGMYGWKVNTLVNSAMAAISRQVDEAQEPLVRQALTAFLNRVYNDLRNVGQTSRDRALNFAATNIFQAAVTFARAIVDRRQLDTINVEKSPFCRINSDCWDVKLVFYDPDNTRRGRKVFRFTLDVVLLMPVTLGQVRSWSLPSKES from the coding sequence ATGAGCTATCATCCCTTCGCTGTTTCCCTCAATCCTTTTGTGCAAGTGACAAGCACCGAAGACCATTACACCCTGCGCTCGGCAGAATCCGATCCGACCGCTTTGCTCACTATGGCTACAACGCCCGGAATTGGTATGGCTCTCGATCGTCTCAAGGCAGGCAACACCACCCCCGACTCACTGGTGCAAGGGTTAGCCGAACTCGATGGTCGGGCAGCCGGGGAACAGTTCGGGCGGATGCTACAACAATTGGATGAGCGAGGTTGGTTAAGTTACGCTGTGTTGCCGCTGGCAGTGGCAATCCCGATGGTGGACTCTGCCGAGCTGAATCTGACCGAACCCTATTGGACACAAACGCACCTCACTCTCTCCCGCTTTGCCTATCAGCATTCCCACGAGGGCGCAATGGTGCTGGAGTCCCCTCTCTCAAAGTTTCGGATTAAACTCCTCGATTGGCGAGCAAGTGCGATCCTGGCTCAACTTGCCCAGCCGCAATCCTTAGCAACACTAACGCCACCGCCCTACCTGGGGCCAGAAACCGCCTATCAGTTCCTCAATTTGTTGTGGGCAGCAGGCTTTCTGACTGCTGACCCTGAACCTCCCTCGCTCCAGCTTTGGGAATTTCATAACTTGCTGTTCCACAGCCGCAGCCGCTTGGGTCGCCATGACTATCCACCACAAGATATTAACATTAAGCAGTGGTCTGATTTTCCGGTGGTGAAATCGCCTATGAGCCACCAAATTGTCCCACTGCCGCGTCCGAACTTAGGAGCGTTAAAGTGTAATGATGCTACACTCACCCAAGCAATTGAAACGCGGAAATCGATTCGAGAATACGATGAAACAAATCCAATCACCATAGAACAACTCAGCGAACTGCTTTATCGTACAGCCCGTGTCAAAGAGATTCTTCAAACGGAGGAGTGGTTTGGTGAAAATTGGCGGCAAATACTCGGTTTTGATGCGGCGATTGAATATGGCGAGTTAGGTAGTCGGCCATATCCTGGCGGCGGGGCAATGTATGAACTGGAGATTTATCCAGTGGTGCGGCGTTGTCGAGTGTTGGATGCAGGCTTGTATCACTACGATTCACTAAACCATCAATTGGAAAGGATTGCTGAATCGGAAGATGTTTTTGCTTTGCAACCATATATTTATTACAAACCCCAACCGCAAGTCCTTCTCGTGATTACAGCGCGGTTTGGACGACTGTTCCGCAAGTATCGCTCTGTGGCCTATTCGTTAGTGCTCAAACACGTCGGAGCGTTGCAACAAAATCTTTATTTAGTGGCAACTAATATGGGTCTGGCTCCCTGCGCGTTGGGCAGTGGGGATAGCGATGGTTTTGGGCAAGCCGCAGGTCTGGACTATGTGGAAGAGTCGGCGGTGGGTGAGTTCATGTTGGGCTCGCTGCCGAAGCGTGATGTGCAAGCCAGTGGGGTTGAGTCAGTTCAAGAAATCAATCTCTCAGATGAGCCTGCGGAGTTAGCAGCCTCGGAGAGTACGGTTGAATCGGATAGGGGTGAGGCGGAACCTGAGCCTGCTGAGGTTGGGTTTCGTTCCTCAACTCAACCTACATCTGAACTAGATGTTGGGTTTCGTTCCTCAACCCAAGCTACAGAATCGGTGGAGACAACAGAGGTAGCGGTTTCGGTGAGTGAGGCTGAATCTGTATCCCAGACGACGACTCAAGTCATGGACTCAGAGGCTTCCGAGAGTGAAGTGGAATCGGATGTTGTAGTGAATGAAACTGAATCTGCGGCTATTTCAGCCAGTGGGGTTGAAAGTTCTGCAACCCCACTCTCGGCAGCACTTCACCCCCACGACCTCGACGATCGCATCCCTGGACTCGCTCACCTTCGCAATCAAACTCTCGGCGACCCCCGTATCACTATTGTGGTTATTGAGGGGAACCCCGACCACTCCCTGTCCTGTTTCCAGAGCGCTGAAATTTCTAAAGTCTTTCCCTACTGGGAGGACACTCCAGAGCCGATTTCCTCAGAAGAGTACGCGACTTTCCGAGCAATTGAGGATAGCGATCGCACGAAAAAGGAGAAAGAAGAATCACTCAAAGCGGCTTTTCCAGAAACGCTCATCCAACGTCTTAAAGTTGATGACCATACTTGCCACGTCACCAGCATCATTGTGGGTCAAGAGAACACTCCTTCTGCGGGTATTGCTCCCCACTGTCGCCTGATTAATCTGTCGCTTACCAGTGGCATAGCAGAAGAATATATCTCTCCCTTGAACCTAGCTCGTGCCTTTGAGCAAGCTCTCGATTTGGGGGCAAATATCATCCACTGCGGGATCTGCCATCCTACCAAAACTGGCGAAGGGGAAGAGCTATTCGCTAAAGCCGTACAGAAGTGCCTAGATAACAACATTCTGATTGTTGGGCCTGCGGGTAACGGTTTGGGTGAATACTGGTGTCTGCCCGGTGTATTGCCAGGAACCCTGCCTGTAGGAGCAATGGATCTAGGCAGTCCACCCGCCCACTACAGTAACTGGGGAGGCAATTATACCGAAGAGGGGATTATGGCTCCGGGTGACGACATTTGGGGAGCGCAACTGGCAACCGAGAAACCCAGACTCAGAACGGGAACCAGTGGAGCCGCCCCTATCGTCACCGGAATCGCCGCGCTGCTGATGAGTTTGCAACTGCAAGAGGGCAAACCCGTCGATGCTGAAGCCGTCCGAACGGCACTGCTCAAAACCGCAATTCCCTGCGACCCAAAGGTTGTAGAAGAACCGGAACGCTGTCTGCGCGGCTTTGTCAATATCGGCGGCGCAATGAAGCTGCTGTTTGGGCGACCCTCCTTCACCATTTCCTTCGCGGGCGATCGAGTGACCCGCACGGAACGGGGAGGCTATGCCATGGCTACCGCTACGGCTGCCCCGGCAAGCATCGCAGCGGCTATGACAGACACTGCCGTCAGCCCAGCCCTGCAACCCGCCACCCCTGCCACACTAACCGAGGAACCCGTCACAGCCGCCGCGACTCCCGCAGACACAGGCACTGTCGAAGCCAGCACCGCCTTCTCTGGCAACGTTTACGCCCTAGGGACGATCGGCTACGACTTTGGGGATGAAACCCGCCGCGACACTTTCCAACAACAGATGGCTCCCGCCGAAGTCAACGGCATTATGGTTCCGCCAGACCCCCACGATCCTCGTCAGATGGTCGAACACCTCGATCGCCATCCAGATGAAAGCCGTTCCCTGATCTGGACCTTGAGCCTCGATGGAGACACGATATATGCCCTAGAGTCAAAAGATGGGGATGTCTACGAGATGTTTGTGCTGATGTTGGCGGGGCAACTCGAGCCAGAAGCGAGCGATGAATTTGTAGAACGGATCAGCATACCCGCCCGACGCACCAAGCGCACGGTAGAACTTTTCTCCGGTGAGGTTGTGCCTGTAGTGACGGTACCTAACGTGCGGGGAATGTACGGCTGGAAAGTCAATACCCTGGTGAACTCGGCGATGGCGGCAATCTCCCGTCAGGTGGACGAAGCCCAAGAACCCCTCGTGCGACAGGCTCTGACAGCCTTCCTCAACCGAGTCTACAACGATCTTCGCAATGTGGGGCAGACTTCGCGCGATCGCGCCCTCAACTTCGCCGCCACCAACATCTTCCAAGCCGCTGTGACCTTTGCTCGGGCGATCGTCGATCGTCGTCAACTCGACACCATTAACGTGGAAAAAAGCCCGTTCTGTCGCATCAACAGTGACTGTTGGGATGTCAAGCTTGTCTTCTACGACCCAGACAATACTCGTCGGGGGCGCAAGGTATTCCGCTTTACCCTTGATGTGGTGCTTCTGATGCCGGTGACTTTGGGTCAGGTGAGAAGCTGGTCACTCCCTAGTAAAGAGAGTTGA
- a CDS encoding DUF5829 family protein codes for MGIEFNHLYVTLDTETLESIAKSEFISQEFCTISRDTVETDKESWAGTYLRGKHSYIELFAPGGVEGFMEGFSGIGFNSKQAGQIDIVDEKLKSLVAQETFYGLQVRQTEDRKVPWFHYLALKSETEPFNAWLMEFHQNYLDYKNIKLTSAGCFDRAAYLKNLATSETSLFDDISEVHLELTLAEHEELALLLRVFGCDSSCVGDITTYRSDGFTLQVSQKVAPSYRIRKVFCTMKAQIHQEIKFTFADNARLNVGGELAIWEFG; via the coding sequence ATGGGAATAGAATTTAACCATTTATATGTTACTCTCGACACAGAAACGCTAGAGTCGATCGCCAAATCAGAGTTCATCAGCCAAGAATTCTGCACAATATCCAGAGATACCGTAGAAACTGATAAAGAGAGTTGGGCGGGAACTTATCTCAGGGGAAAACATAGCTATATTGAGCTTTTTGCTCCTGGGGGTGTGGAAGGGTTTATGGAAGGTTTTTCGGGTATAGGTTTCAATAGTAAACAAGCAGGACAGATTGATATTGTAGATGAAAAGCTAAAATCCTTAGTAGCCCAAGAAACGTTTTATGGTTTGCAAGTTCGTCAAACCGAAGATAGAAAAGTGCCCTGGTTTCATTATTTGGCGCTCAAATCTGAGACAGAACCCTTCAATGCGTGGTTGATGGAATTTCATCAGAATTATTTAGACTATAAAAACATCAAGCTTACCAGTGCTGGTTGCTTTGACCGTGCTGCTTATCTGAAAAACCTTGCTACTTCCGAAACTTCTTTATTTGACGACATTTCAGAAGTTCATCTTGAATTGACTTTAGCGGAACACGAGGAACTAGCATTACTACTTCGAGTCTTTGGCTGTGACTCATCTTGCGTAGGAGATATTACTACCTATCGTTCTGATGGTTTTACTTTACAAGTATCTCAGAAAGTTGCTCCAAGTTATCGAATTCGCAAGGTTTTTTGCACGATGAAGGCTCAAATTCATCAGGAAATAAAGTTCACTTTCGCTGATAATGCACGGTTAAATGTGGGTGGAGAGCTGGCAATTTGGGAGTTTGGATAA
- the trpS gene encoding tryptophan--tRNA ligase, whose product MGKQRVLSGVQPTGNLHLGNYLGAIRNWVEGQSQYENYFCVVDLHAITAPHNPATLASDTYTIAALYLACGIDLEYSTIFVQSHVSAHTELAWLLNCITPINWLEDMIQFKEKAVKQGENVNAGLLNYPVLMAADILLYDADKVPVGEDQKQHLELTRDIVIRLNHQFGTPEKPVLKLPEPLIRTDGARVMSLTDGTRKMSKSDPSEQSRINLLDSPDTIAKKIKRCKTDAVRGLTFDDPDRPEARNLLTLYLLLSGKSKEEVAAECENMGWGDFKPLLTETTINALKPIQDKYKEIMDDPGYLESVLRRGREQAEAIANPTLTKVKTAFGYSLPV is encoded by the coding sequence ATGGGCAAACAGCGCGTTCTTTCTGGAGTTCAGCCAACCGGCAATCTTCACCTCGGCAATTATCTCGGTGCCATTCGCAACTGGGTAGAAGGTCAAAGTCAGTACGAAAATTATTTCTGCGTAGTCGATTTGCACGCAATTACCGCACCGCACAATCCAGCAACTCTAGCCTCCGACACTTACACGATCGCCGCACTGTATTTAGCTTGCGGCATCGATTTAGAATATTCTACTATTTTCGTGCAATCCCACGTCTCGGCGCACACAGAACTAGCATGGCTGCTCAACTGCATTACGCCGATTAACTGGCTCGAAGATATGATTCAGTTTAAAGAAAAAGCAGTTAAACAAGGCGAAAATGTCAACGCAGGCTTGCTAAATTATCCCGTGTTGATGGCAGCAGACATTTTGCTTTACGATGCCGACAAAGTGCCAGTGGGAGAAGACCAAAAACAGCATTTGGAACTCACCCGCGATATTGTCATTAGATTAAATCACCAATTCGGTACACCCGAAAAGCCAGTTTTGAAACTTCCCGAACCGTTAATTCGGACTGACGGTGCGAGGGTGATGAGTTTGACTGACGGCACGCGCAAAATGTCGAAATCTGACCCTTCCGAACAAAGTCGAATTAATTTATTGGATTCGCCAGATACGATCGCCAAAAAAATCAAGCGCTGCAAAACAGATGCCGTGCGGGGTTTGACTTTTGACGACCCCGATCGCCCCGAAGCTAGAAATTTGCTGACACTTTATCTCCTGCTTTCCGGCAAATCTAAGGAAGAAGTAGCAGCCGAGTGTGAAAACATGGGTTGGGGAGATTTTAAACCCTTGCTGACAGAGACAACAATTAATGCCCTCAAACCAATTCAGGATAAATACAAGGAAATAATGGACGATCCGGGATATTTAGAGTCTGTACTGCGTCGGGGAAGAGAACAAGCAGAAGCTATTGCTAATCCAACTCTAACTAAGGTTAAGACAGCTTTCGGTTATTCTTTACCTGTTTAG
- a CDS encoding methylenetetrahydrofolate reductase, with product MNRFRTACTTPGEFIITAEVAPPKGGDITHTIQMAQRLKNRVHAINITDGSRAVLRMCPLAVSAILVQHGIEPICQVACRDRNQIGLQADLMGAHALGIRNVLALTGDPVKAGDHPKAKSVFDLESVRLLQVIQKMNGGQDWNDKPLTDGVTDLFVGAAVDPQCPSWSGLQSRFEKKVEAGAQFFQSQLITDFEVLDKFMHHVAAGCNKPILAGIFLFKSAKNAEFIKKYVPGVHIPQETIDRLAKAPEPLQEGIKIAAEQVKLARQICQGVHMMAVKREDLIPQILDLAGIEPLS from the coding sequence ATGAACCGTTTTCGCACAGCCTGCACCACCCCCGGAGAATTTATAATTACCGCCGAAGTTGCCCCGCCAAAAGGTGGCGACATAACTCACACAATTCAAATGGCCCAACGCCTCAAAAACAGAGTGCACGCCATTAATATCACCGACGGGAGTCGCGCAGTGTTGCGAATGTGCCCCCTAGCAGTTTCGGCGATTTTAGTGCAGCACGGAATTGAGCCAATTTGTCAAGTTGCTTGTCGCGATCGCAATCAAATTGGCCTGCAAGCCGATCTCATGGGAGCCCACGCTTTAGGCATTCGCAATGTATTAGCACTTACAGGCGATCCCGTCAAAGCGGGCGACCATCCTAAAGCAAAAAGTGTATTCGATTTGGAATCAGTTCGGCTGTTGCAAGTTATTCAAAAAATGAACGGCGGTCAAGACTGGAATGACAAACCTTTAACAGACGGAGTTACCGATTTATTTGTCGGTGCTGCCGTCGATCCGCAATGCCCCAGTTGGTCTGGTTTGCAAAGTCGATTTGAGAAAAAAGTAGAGGCTGGAGCACAGTTTTTTCAAAGTCAATTAATTACAGATTTTGAAGTTTTGGATAAGTTTATGCACCACGTTGCAGCGGGCTGCAACAAACCAATTTTAGCAGGAATCTTTCTGTTTAAATCAGCTAAAAATGCTGAATTTATTAAAAAATACGTGCCGGGAGTTCACATTCCGCAAGAGACGATCGACCGTTTGGCTAAAGCTCCAGAACCACTGCAGGAAGGCATAAAAATTGCGGCAGAACAAGTCAAGCTAGCGCGGCAGATTTGTCAAGGAGTTCACATGATGGCTGTGAAGCGAGAAGATTTAATTCCTCAAATTTTGGATTTGGCAGGAATCGAGCCGCTGAGCTAA
- a CDS encoding mucoidy inhibitor MuiA family protein, giving the protein MTDSEILNSDTIKTLDTSISEVTVYTDRALVTRRGTVSLTGNERELAIASVPATLETESVRATGAGTVAVRLLGVRTETVFSSEPVGDRTAELTQQIQELETQKRAINDKITARKIQLKFVEGLSEKSVGFFSSSIAKQQVGLNETGELLNFLGTNYLKYVSAIAQYERQQRELDKQIEALRQQLWQVQTPHSQQTFNIIVALEPSGSGSFELEVSYVVMRARWTPLYDLRVNTTNNQINLNYLAEVNQNTGEDWTGVALTLSTAKPGMGTLPPKLEPWFIDIVYPRYTQTREFKMSRSRQPAEAEIALDDRNFEFEENEPVTCAAPQLMAAQTATAQVSREGGTVSFQVGGNTKIPSDGTPHKVTIFSENYPFKPEYIAVPRLVSFAYLQAVVGNPLTGATLLPGKANIFRDNTFVGSVQLENVSPGEEYKLNLGIDEGLKIERELVERQVDKKLIGQQRRTSYAYRLNVTNLHQVQVHLTLKEQLPVSRNEQIKVRSTLTNPKIVAGEMGLLEWIMSLPPQAKQELYYQFVVEHPPDLAVTGLDI; this is encoded by the coding sequence ATGACTGACTCAGAAATCCTTAATTCTGATACCATCAAAACACTAGATACTAGCATATCAGAAGTTACAGTTTACACCGATCGCGCTTTGGTGACGCGGCGCGGTACGGTATCTCTGACGGGAAACGAACGAGAATTGGCGATCGCCTCTGTACCCGCAACCCTCGAAACAGAGTCAGTCAGGGCCACCGGTGCGGGTACAGTTGCAGTGCGATTGCTGGGAGTGCGAACCGAAACAGTGTTTAGCAGCGAACCAGTGGGCGATCGCACTGCCGAATTAACCCAACAAATCCAAGAATTAGAAACTCAAAAACGGGCAATTAACGACAAAATAACCGCCCGAAAAATTCAGCTCAAATTTGTGGAAGGTTTGAGCGAAAAAAGCGTCGGTTTCTTTTCCAGCAGCATCGCCAAACAGCAGGTAGGTTTAAACGAAACTGGTGAATTGCTGAACTTTTTAGGAACCAATTACCTAAAATACGTAAGTGCGATCGCTCAATACGAAAGACAGCAGCGCGAATTAGACAAGCAAATAGAAGCTTTGCGCCAGCAGTTGTGGCAAGTACAAACTCCCCATTCCCAGCAAACTTTTAACATCATTGTCGCCCTAGAACCCAGCGGCAGCGGCAGTTTTGAACTAGAAGTTTCCTATGTAGTCATGCGAGCCCGTTGGACTCCCCTTTACGACTTGCGAGTCAACACTACCAACAACCAAATTAATCTCAATTACCTAGCCGAAGTCAATCAAAATACAGGCGAAGATTGGACTGGAGTAGCGCTGACTTTATCTACAGCAAAACCCGGAATGGGAACTTTGCCCCCAAAACTCGAACCCTGGTTTATCGATATTGTTTACCCAAGATATACTCAAACCCGAGAATTTAAGATGAGCCGCAGCCGACAGCCTGCGGAAGCAGAAATAGCACTAGATGATAGAAACTTCGAGTTTGAAGAAAATGAACCAGTTACTTGTGCCGCCCCCCAACTCATGGCAGCTCAAACTGCTACCGCACAAGTATCCAGAGAAGGCGGCACCGTCTCATTTCAAGTAGGGGGAAATACCAAGATTCCCAGCGACGGTACACCGCACAAAGTGACGATTTTTAGCGAAAATTATCCGTTTAAACCTGAATATATAGCAGTCCCGCGATTAGTCAGTTTTGCCTATTTGCAAGCAGTTGTTGGGAATCCGCTGACAGGCGCCACTCTGCTTCCCGGTAAAGCAAATATCTTTCGCGACAACACTTTTGTCGGCAGTGTCCAGCTAGAAAATGTTTCGCCTGGTGAAGAATATAAACTGAATTTAGGAATAGATGAAGGGCTAAAAATAGAGCGGGAATTAGTAGAAAGACAAGTAGATAAAAAACTGATCGGTCAGCAGAGGCGGACGAGTTACGCTTATCGCTTAAATGTGACAAACTTGCATCAGGTACAGGTACACCTGACACTAAAAGAGCAATTGCCAGTCAGCCGCAACGAGCAAATTAAAGTGCGATCGACTCTCACTAATCCGAAGATAGTAGCAGGTGAAATGGGACTGCTGGAATGGATAATGTCTCTGCCGCCGCAAGCAAAGCAAGAGTTATATTATCAGTTTGTTGTCGAACATCCTCCTGATTTAGCAGTCACGGGTTTAGATATTTAA
- a CDS encoding LynF/TruF/PatF family peptide O-prenyltransferase — MPITSVFSHNYLREQRLRFIRTHRDAFDVPYSFLLPLYEEAVFKIEGSCGVEPSCNVEGDRLFAGDFQVANYGHTWPRSLIDAASFLDKIERRIDVKINRNLLERFSALYIGSSKIENNTIGIDLRPTLQDSVIKIYMHIHPGQSNEDLVMTALALDGAIYSAELTQVLLRDVVVIGFNLFLDGRSNIEIWAGSAGQKHNHQGNLGRDLTAYIRKYYSHKVNYMFNVSDFSAVSFSKQKIDPLFHFHFFDIKDILKYFAFNSLGDKIYDFCQSQDCITYTGVSARAQELESNRLNNYSFFYNQSDTCQTDLDILRLPMMF; from the coding sequence ATGCCGATAACTTCTGTATTTTCACACAATTATCTACGAGAGCAGCGTCTGAGATTTATACGGACTCATCGAGATGCTTTTGATGTACCTTATAGCTTTTTACTGCCTCTGTATGAAGAAGCTGTTTTTAAAATAGAAGGCTCGTGTGGTGTTGAGCCTAGTTGTAATGTTGAAGGCGATCGCTTATTTGCAGGAGACTTTCAAGTTGCTAACTATGGACATACTTGGCCTAGATCGCTGATTGATGCAGCAAGTTTTTTAGACAAAATTGAACGTAGAATAGATGTAAAAATTAATCGGAATTTGCTCGAGCGGTTTTCAGCACTATATATAGGCTCTAGCAAAATCGAAAATAACACTATCGGCATTGACTTACGCCCAACACTTCAGGATTCTGTGATTAAGATATACATGCACATCCATCCTGGGCAATCGAACGAAGATTTAGTGATGACAGCGCTCGCACTTGATGGTGCTATATATTCGGCTGAGTTGACACAAGTTTTGCTCCGAGATGTTGTTGTGATAGGATTTAATCTTTTCTTGGATGGCCGGAGTAACATAGAAATATGGGCGGGTTCTGCAGGACAAAAACACAACCATCAAGGAAATTTGGGAAGAGATCTCACTGCCTACATAAGAAAATATTACTCACACAAAGTAAATTATATGTTTAATGTTTCAGATTTTAGCGCGGTGAGTTTTTCTAAGCAAAAGATAGACCCACTCTTCCATTTTCACTTTTTTGATATCAAAGACATACTAAAATATTTTGCATTTAATAGTTTGGGCGATAAAATTTATGATTTTTGTCAAAGTCAGGATTGCATTACATATACTGGTGTAAGTGCCAGAGCGCAAGAATTAGAAAGTAATAGATTAAATAATTATAGTTTTTTCTATAACCAAAGTGATACATGTCAAACAGATTTAGATATACTACGCTTACCTATGATGTTTTAA
- a CDS encoding HlyD family secretion protein, giving the protein MSLTPETTPAETFDNDQFLPPVSRWTTLGGILMVATFGGAIALASVTKYSATVKADAIVRPAGEVRVVQAATEGTVESIAVSENQTVKEGDAIAVVDASRLGAQKKQLEETINQSQTAAQQINQQLRDLENQILASAQFKTSQSGSSAQQELIESALVKFATSLPDVAERLGRSRRVLLVKQSSIQQQLIQAKKELNQIELKLENSVIRTPADGTILRLEVQNTGQTVQAGSAIAQIVPSDVPLVVKAKVASQDIARIQIGQPVQIRISALPFPDYGTLKGTVSEIAPDAIAPQNPANNLGTAYYEVAIKPEQTYLTKLKSANGQFFGNSQANVPRQYSIQSGMEGRADIITGQETVLTFVLRKARLLTDW; this is encoded by the coding sequence ATGTCTCTCACTCCCGAAACCACACCCGCTGAAACCTTTGATAACGACCAGTTTTTGCCCCCTGTCAGCCGCTGGACGACTTTGGGGGGCATTTTGATGGTGGCGACCTTTGGCGGGGCGATCGCCCTCGCTAGCGTCACCAAATACAGCGCTACAGTCAAAGCAGACGCGATCGTCCGTCCCGCCGGAGAAGTGCGCGTCGTGCAAGCAGCAACCGAAGGAACCGTCGAAAGCATTGCTGTCAGCGAGAATCAGACAGTAAAAGAAGGAGATGCGATCGCAGTTGTAGACGCTTCGCGTTTGGGCGCTCAAAAAAAACAGTTAGAAGAAACAATTAATCAGTCTCAAACAGCAGCACAGCAAATCAACCAGCAACTGCGCGACTTAGAAAATCAAATTTTGGCCAGCGCCCAATTTAAAACGAGCCAAAGTGGAAGTTCCGCCCAACAGGAATTAATCGAATCTGCTTTAGTAAAATTCGCCACCTCGCTACCGGATGTCGCCGAAAGACTGGGCAGAAGTCGGCGGGTTTTGCTAGTCAAGCAATCGTCCATTCAACAACAATTAATTCAAGCTAAAAAAGAACTCAATCAAATTGAGTTAAAACTCGAAAATAGCGTGATCCGCACGCCCGCGGATGGTACAATTCTCAGATTGGAAGTACAAAATACCGGTCAAACCGTACAAGCCGGCAGCGCGATCGCCCAAATCGTCCCCAGCGACGTACCCCTGGTAGTCAAAGCCAAGGTGGCATCCCAAGATATCGCCCGCATCCAAATCGGCCAACCCGTACAGATCAGGATTTCGGCTTTGCCTTTCCCCGATTACGGCACATTAAAAGGAACTGTCAGCGAAATCGCCCCAGATGCGATCGCGCCTCAAAATCCCGCTAATAATTTAGGTACAGCTTATTACGAAGTAGCCATTAAGCCCGAACAAACTTATTTAACAAAACTCAAATCCGCCAACGGCCAATTCTTCGGAAACTCCCAGGCTAATGTTCCCCGCCAGTATTCGATTCAATCGGGAATGGAGGGCAGAGCCGATATTATTACCGGTCAAGAAACTGTTCTGACATTTGTTTTGCGGAAAGCAAGGTTGCTGACAGATTGGTAA
- a CDS encoding Uma2 family endonuclease: MVQTIDNPTTSPAAEQRFTWRGLTWHQFKAIQAGFEDVPNVRLFYCDGVLEIVGTGRLHEAIRCLMGLLMGQYFLLRRIVFFPSGTYSQIVEEQVEYQADLSYCFGTIKDVPDLCIEIVITSGSPIKLQKYRLMGVPEVWFWEDGTLELYHLREEGYDRIASSEILPELDLSLLKRCILFASPLDALEEFSRGMGDREN; the protein is encoded by the coding sequence ATGGTTCAAACTATAGACAATCCAACAACTTCTCCTGCCGCCGAACAGCGTTTCACTTGGCGCGGTTTGACATGGCATCAATTCAAGGCAATTCAAGCTGGCTTTGAAGACGTACCGAATGTACGCTTATTTTATTGTGATGGAGTTTTAGAAATTGTGGGTACTGGAAGGTTGCATGAAGCGATTAGGTGTTTGATGGGCTTGCTAATGGGACAGTATTTTTTGCTCAGAAGAATTGTATTTTTTCCCAGCGGTACTTACAGTCAGATTGTCGAAGAGCAAGTCGAGTATCAGGCAGATTTGTCTTATTGTTTCGGAACTATTAAAGATGTTCCAGATTTATGTATTGAAATTGTTATCACTAGCGGTAGTCCGATTAAACTTCAGAAATACCGACTGATGGGAGTACCGGAAGTCTGGTTTTGGGAAGATGGCACTTTAGAGCTTTACCATCTGCGAGAGGAAGGTTACGATCGCATTGCTAGCAGCGAAATACTGCCGGAGTTAGACTTGTCTTTGCTCAAACGCTGCATTTTGTTTGCTTCGCCTTTGGATGCGCTTGAAGAGTTTTCTAGAGGAATGGGCGATCGGGAAAATTGA